A window of the Gossypium hirsutum isolate 1008001.06 chromosome A03, Gossypium_hirsutum_v2.1, whole genome shotgun sequence genome harbors these coding sequences:
- the LOC107941374 gene encoding ATP-dependent 6-phosphofructokinase 2: MHCWHRKGETVLRTSTVVFDLTKIVDAVENHVFNQVYIIGEDGTMRSVVKIFEESQRRKPKVGVTGISKTVDNDVSIIDRSFGFQTAVEMIEQVIHVARSYEWNRRSEANGWKQYTQFCQVPG; this comes from the exons ATGCATTGCTGGCATAGGAAGGGCGAGACAGTGCTTAGAACATCTACGGTTGTCTTTGACCTCACAAAGATTGTTGATGCTGTTGAGAACCACGTCTTTAATCAG GTTTACATTATAGGCGAAGATGGCACAATGCGTAGTGTTGTCAAAATATTTGAGGAGTCTCAGCGGCGGAAACCGAAAGTAGGAGTTACCGGAATTTCGAAAACTGTTGACAACGATGTGAGCATAATTGATAGATCATTTGGATTCCAGACAGCTGTAGAAATGATTGAGCAAGTAATCCATGTAGCTCGGTCGTATGAATGGAATCGGCGTAGTGAAGCTAATGGGTGGAAGCAATACACGCAGTTTTGTCAAGTCCCAGGCTAG
- the LOC107941385 gene encoding protein ENHANCED DISEASE RESISTANCE 2, whose protein sequence is MSKVVYEGWMVRYGRRKIGRSFIHMRYFVLENRLLAYYKRKPQDTQVPIKTMLIDGNCRVEDRGLKTHHGHMVYVLSVYNKKEKYHRITMAAFNIQEALMWKEKIESVIDKHQESQVANGNKYVSFEYKSGMDNGRTASSSDHESQFSAQEDEDDAPPDLLRRTTIGNGPPDSIFDWTQDFDSELSNKNANNQAFSRKHWRLLQCQNGLRIFEELLEVDYLPRSCSRAMKAVGVVEATCEEIFGLVMSMDGTRFEWDCSFQYGSLVEEVDGHTAILYHRLQLDWFPVFVWPRDLCYVRYWRRNDDGSYVVLFRSREHENCGPQPGHVRAHVESGGFNISPMKSRNGKPRTQVQHLMQIDLKGWGVGYISSFQQHCLLQMLNSVAGLREWFAQTDERIATPRIPVMVNMASSSVSSKKTQRMFELSVPSAPSLDQTNAANRNSVLMDEYSDEDEEQMPETEQEAYPTKSDNDFKRTALEEEPIEKIDLSCFSGNLRRDDRDNSRNCWTISDGNNFRVRSQHFCYNKTKIPAGKHLMDLVAVDWFKDTKRMDHVVRRQGCAAQIASQMGLFSLVFNVQVPGSTHYSMVFYFVTKELVPGSLLHRFVDGDDEFRNSRLKLIPSVPKGSWIVRQSVGSTPCLLGKAVDCNYIRGPKYLEVDIDIGSSTVANGVLGLVIGVITTLVVDMAFLVQANTTDELPERLIGAVRVSHIELSSAIVSKLDTDPS, encoded by the exons ATGTCAAAGGTGGTGTACGAAGGATGGATGGTGAGATATGGACGAAGGAAGATCGGCCGCTCCTTCATACACATGCGGTATTTCGTGCTCGAAAATCGGCTTCTGGCTTACTACAAGAGAAAGCCACAAGATACTCag GTTCCAATAAAGACTATGTTGATAGACGGAAACTGTAGAGTGGAGGATAGAGGCTTGAAGACTCACCATGGACAC ATGGTTTATGTTTTATCTGTTTACAACAAGAAAGAGAAGTACCACAGAAtcacg ATGGCAGCATTCAACATCCAGGAAGCCCTAATGTGGAAGGAAAAAATAGAGTCTGTAATTGATAAG CATCAAGAGTCACAAGTTGCAAATGGCAACAAATATGTTTCTTTTGAATATAAATCTGGGATGGATAATGGGAGGACTGCTTCATCATCAGATCATGAAAGTCA GTTTAGTGCCCAGGAGGATGAAGATGATGCTCCTCCAGATTTACTGAGGAGAACGACAATTGGAAACG GTCCTCCAGATTCAATATTTGACTGGACACAGGACTTTGACTCAGAATTGTCAAATAAAAATGCGAACAACCAAGCATTTTCTAGAAAACATTGGCGCCTCCTTCAATGTCAAAACG GACTTCGCATTTTTGAAGAGCTTCTTGAAGTTGATTACCTT CCAAGGAGCTGTAGTAGGGCAATGAAGGCTGTCGGTGTTGTGGAAGCTACATGTGAGGAAATATTTGGTCTTGTAATGAGTATGGATGGAACTCGATTTGA GTGGGATTGTAGCTTTCAGTATGGTAGTTTAGTTGAAGAGGTAGATGGGCATACAGCTATACTTTATCACAGGCTTCAGTTGGACTGGTTCCCTGT GTTTGTATGGCCCCGTGACCTATGCTATGTGCGTTATTGGCGCCGAAATGATGATGGAAGTTATG TTGTATTATTTCGTTCTAGGGAGCATGAGAATTGTGGCCCACAACCAGGACATGTGCGGGCTCATGTTGAGA GTGGAGGGTTCAACATTTCCCCTATGAAATCTCGAAATGGGAAGCCCAGAACACAGGTGCAGCATCTCATGCAGATTGATTTAAAAGGATGGGGTGTGGGTTATATTTCATCATTTCAGCAACACTGTCTTCTTCAGATGTTAAATAGTGTTGCCG GATTGCGTGAATGGTTTGCCCAAACAGATGAAAGAATTGCTACTCCTAGAATCCCAGTTATGGTCAATATGGCCTCATCTTCAGTTTCCTCAAAGAAGACTCAGAGGATGTTTGAGTTATCTGTTCCCTCTGCCCCTTCTCTTGATCAAACAAATGCTGCAAACCGAAACTCTGTGTTGATGGATGAATACTCTGACGAGGATGAAGAACAAATGCCTGAGACAGAACAAGAG GCATATCCGACTAAAAGTGACAATGATTTCAAGAGAACAG ccctagaagaagaaccaattgagaaaattgatttgtcaTGCTTTTCTGGTAATCTACGACGCGATGACCGTGATAATTCTCGTAACTGTTGGACTATATCAGATGGTAACAATTTCAGAGTCCGTAGCCAACATTTTTGTTACAATAAAACAAAG ATTCCTGCGGGGAAGCATTTAATGGATCTTGTTGCTGTTGATTGGTTTAAAGACACGAAAAGAATGGATCATGTTGTTAGGCGTCAAGGATGTGCTGCACAA ATTGCTTCACAAATGGGGCTTTTCTCTTTGGTCTTTAATGTTCAA GTTCCTGGCTCAACACACTATAGTATGGTATTTTATTTTGTGACGAAGGAACTAGTACCTGGTTCCCTTTTGCATCGATTTGTTGATGGTGATGATGAATTCCGCAATAGTAGACTGAAGCTTATTCCATCAGTACCAAAG GGATCATGGATTGTGCGACAGAGTGTTGGGAGCACCCCTTGTTTGTTGGGAAAAGCTGTTGATTGCAACTATATCCGTGGTCCCAAGTACTTAGAA GTTGATATTGACATAGGTTCTTCTACGGTTGCTAATGGAGTCCTGGGGCTTGTTATTGGTGTAATTACAACATTGGTGGTTGACATGGCTTTTCTTGTACAG